The Seriola aureovittata isolate HTS-2021-v1 ecotype China chromosome 2, ASM2101889v1, whole genome shotgun sequence genome has a segment encoding these proteins:
- the LOC130176757 gene encoding activin receptor type-1B-like, which produces MANLRISLAVAVVQAVLYKSSEALWCNCTTAQCEKTGSLCETDGACMASTSFIDGQEQHIRICITRDKLVPPGQPFYCLGAEGLLNIHCCYTDYCNSIDLKVPSVTSPSGLEGGYGPDGTWGLVELVAVIAGPLFLLCLLLLVGVFLYQYHQRAYNHRQRLEVEDPSCDHLYPAKDRTLQDLIYDLSTSGSGSGLPLFVQRTVARTIVLQEIIGKGRFGEVWRGRWRGGDVAVKIFSSREERSWFREAEIYQTIMLRHENILGFIAADNKDNGTWTQLWLVSDYHEHGSLFDYLNRYSVTTEGMIKLALSAASGLAHLHMEILGTQGKPGIAHRDLKSKNILVKKNCTCAIADLGLAVRHDSATDTIDIAPNQRVGTKRYMAPEVLDETINMRHFDSFKCADIYALGLVYWEIARRCNSGGIHEEYQLPYYDLVPSDPSIEEMRKVVCDQKLRPNIPNWWQSYEALRVMGKIMRECWYANGAARLTALRIKKTLSLLSIQEDIKV; this is translated from the exons CCCTTTGGTGTAATTGCACCACTGCCCAGTGCGAGAAGACTGGCTCCCTGTGTGAGACTGATGGAGCCTGCATGGCTTCCACCTCCTTCATTGACGGCCAAGAACAGCACATCCGTATCTGCATCACACGGGACAAGCTCGTGCCCCCGGGTCAGCCGTTCTACTGCCTCGGTGCAGAGGGCTTGCTCAACATCCACTGCTGCTACACTGACTATTGCAACAGCATTGACCTCAAAGTACCCTCAG tgacatCTCCATCAGGACTGGAGGGAGGCTACGGCCCAGATGGGACATGGGGGCTGGTGGAACTAGTTGCTGTGATTGCAGGGCCGCTGTTCCTGCTGTGTCTGCTTTTGTTGGTGGGTGTGTTCCTGTATCAGTACCACCAGAGGGCCTACAACCACAGGCAGAGGTTGGAGGTGGAGGACCCCTCCTGTGACCACCTCTACCCAGCCAAAGACAGGACCCTGCAGGACCTCATTTACGATCTGTCCACATCTGGCTCAGGCTCAG GTCTGCCTCTGTTTGTCCAGCGGACCGTGGCCAGAACTATTGTCCTGCAGGAGATCATTGGTAAGGGGCGTTTCGGGGAGGTGTGGCGAGGACGTTGGAGGGGTGGTGATGTGGCAGTGAAGATCTTCTCATCCAGAGAAGAGCGCTCGTGGTTCCGAGAGGCTGAGATCTATCAGACTATCATGCTCCGTCATGAGAACATCCTGGGCTTTATAGCTGCTGACAACAAAG ATAACGGCACATGGACCCAGCTGTGGTTGGTGTCAGACTACCATGAGCATGGCTCTCTGTTTGACTATCTGAACCGCTACTCTGTCACCACTGAAGGAATGATCAAACTGGCTCTGTCAGCTGCCAGCGGCCTTGCACATCTGCACATGGAGATACTTGGAACACAAG GAAAGCCAGGCATCGCCCACAGAGACCTGAAGTCCAAGAACATCCTCGTGAAGAAGAACTGCACCTGTGCTATTGCTGACCTGGGTCTGGCTGTCCGTCATGACTCTGCCACTGACACAATCGACATCGCCCCCAATCAAAGGGTGGGCACCAAGAG GTACATGGCTCCAGAGGTTCTGGATGAGACTATCAACATGAGACACTTTGACTCATTCAAATGTGCTGATATCTACGCATTGGGGCTGGTCTACTGGGAGATCGCACGCCGCTGTAACAGTGGAG GTATCCATGAAGAGTACCAGCTGCCCTACTATGACCTGGTACCTTCTGATCCTTCCatagaggagatgaggaaggtGGTGTGTGACCAAAAGCTACGACCCAACATCCCAAATTGGTGGCAGAGCTATGAG GCCTTGCGGGTCATGGGTAAAATCATGAGGGAGTGTTGGTATGCTAATGGAGCTGCCCGCCTGACAGCCTTGCGAATCAAAAAGACCCTGTCCCTGCTCAGCATTCAAGAGGACATTAAAGTCTGA